Below is a window of Sus scrofa isolate TJ Tabasco breed Duroc chromosome 10, Sscrofa11.1, whole genome shotgun sequence DNA.
CGGAGGACCCCACTCTGGCTTCTGTTCCCGCCGCTGCCACCTTTGGGGCCGACGACCTGGTGCTGGCCCTGGGCAGCCCACAGATGCCCCTGGAGGGCCCAGGTGGGTCTCAGGCTGCGGTGGGGTGTTTGAGGAAGGGGAGACGAGCATCTAAGAGCCTGTGGACAAATGGGGGTCAGGCAGGGAGGGCGGCTGGGGTGAGCTGTAAGCAGTTGGCGTGCTGGGGTTTGGGGGCCGGGAATGGTTGTGAGCAGTGCTTCCTGCCCCAGCCTGGCTGGGTTCTCGGAGAGGCACCCCAATGGGCTCCAGAAGGGGGCTGACCTGCCGCCACCTGCCCGTCCCCTGCAGAGAAGGCCAGCTGGTCGGGGGAGCAGCCCCAGCTCTGGTCCAAGGCCCAGGTTCTGGACTGGATCAGCTACCAAGTGGAGAAGCACAAATACGACGCCAGCACCATCGACCTCTCGCGCTGTGACATGGACGGGGCCGCGCTCTGCCGCTGCGCCCCTGAGGAGCTGCGCCTGGTCTTCGGGCCCTTGGGGGACCAGCTCTATGCTCAGCTATGGGACCTCAGTAAGTCCTGGAGGGGCCTTCCCCGTCAGGGAGGCTGGTCTGGGGAGCCGCCCTAGAGGGAgcccgggggaggggagaggagccaGCCTGGGCCCTGATCCCCCTTCTTATCAGCTTCCAGCTTTCCTGACGAGCTCAGCTGGATCATGGAACTTCTGGAGAAGGACAGCATGACCCTCCAGGAGCCCCTCGGAGACCAGGGCCCCTTTGGTGAGAGTCTTCGGCATCCCCAGCCTGTCCTCCCCATTTCTGCCCGGTGCCACCCAGTCAGACCCATCTGAACCCTCCCCTGTTCTCCCAGACCAGGGAAGCCCCTTCGCCCAAGAGATGCTGGAGGACTGCAGACAGCCCAGCCCCTTCTACCCGGGCAGCTTCAGCGcgggagccccctccccaggcagctCCGATGTCTCCACCGCAGGTGAGCCCGGCTGGCGTCTGCCCacagctccccctgccccagaggcCCTGGCTTCCCTGGAGGATGGATGGGAGTCGGTGGGCAGCAGTGTGGCTGGGAGGGGCTcacacccactccctccccaggcaCTGGAGCCTCCCAGAGCTCCCCCACCTCAGACTCCGGTGGAAGCGACGTGGACCTGGACGCCCCTGACAGCAAGCCCTTCTCCGGGGGTGAGCCGAGGTCTCCTGGTCCCCACGGGGGGTCCCACTGGCAGTGCCTGGAGCCAGCCCCCATCCCTCCCTACCCTGACCCACCACCTCTCCCCACAGATGGCTTCCCAGACTACAAGAAGGGGGATCTGAAGCACGGGAAGCGGAAACGGGGCCGCCCCCGAAAGCTGAGCAAAGAATCTCGGGGGTGTCTGGAGGGAACGAAGAGCAAGCATGGTGAGGGGGGGACCTGCATGGTGGGGAGGGCTGAATGGTGGGAGGGGGGCCTGcgcggtgtgtgtgtgggggctCACACcattcctccctcctgccctcattGCAGCTGTGCCTGAGGCCAGGGCCCTGGGTATGGGTCACTGCCTAGCAGCAGAGCTGGTTGGTGGTCCCTCAGGGGGGCACCTGGGGAAGGCTGGAGGTGGAGTCTagtctccctgcccctgccctgtcctgccTGGGGGGCCCATTTGCTGGTGGGAAGAGGCTGGTGGGTGCTGGGCAGGCTCAGGCAGGGACAGTGGCTGGGCTGCTGGATGCCCCGCCCACTGAGGGCTGGGCCAAGGCGGCCCTTCCCCTACCAAGTCCCTGCCCGCTGGCCTCTGGCCTTGAGTGAGTTCCCACCACCCTCCCCACTGGGAGTGTCCCTGCAGCTCTTGCTCATCCATgctgcctgccccctgcccccagctttgGGCCTGTTTTCTTCTTGGGCTTCTTTCCAA
It encodes the following:
- the ELF3 gene encoding ETS-related transcription factor Elf-3 isoform X1, encoding MLVLRAPGAQPEPLRTTTWQSLSPDSSRLLSPNLPATPSAATGSLMAATCEISNVFSNYFSTMYSSEDPTLASVPAAATFGADDLVLALGSPQMPLEGPEKASWSGEQPQLWSKAQVLDWISYQVEKHKYDASTIDLSRCDMDGAALCRCAPEELRLVFGPLGDQLYAQLWDLTSSFPDELSWIMELLEKDSMTLQEPLGDQGPFDQGSPFAQEMLEDCRQPSPFYPGSFSAGAPSPGSSDVSTAGTGASQSSPTSDSGGSDVDLDAPDSKPFSGGEPRSPGPHGGSHWQCLEPAPIPPYPDPPPLPTDGFPDYKKGDLKHGKRKRGRPRKLSKESRGCLEGTKSKHAPRGTHLWEFIRDILINPELNEGLMKWENRQEGVFKFLRSEAVAQLWGQKKKNSSMTYEKLSRAMRYYYKREILERVDGRRLVYKFGKNSSGWQEEEVVGRRN
- the ELF3 gene encoding ETS-related transcription factor Elf-3 isoform X2; translation: MLVLRAPGAQPEPLRTTTWQSLSPDSSRLLSPNLPATPSAATGSLMAATCEISNVFSNYFSTMYSSEDPTLASVPAAATFGADDLVLALGSPQMPLEGPEKASWSGEQPQLWSKAQVLDWISYQVEKHKYDASTIDLSRCDMDGAALCRCAPEELRLVFGPLGDQLYAQLWDLTSSFPDELSWIMELLEKDSMTLQEPLGDQGPFDQGSPFAQEMLEDCRQPSPFYPGSFSAGAPSPGSSDVSTAGTGASQSSPTSDSGGSDVDLDAPDSKPFSGDGFPDYKKGDLKHGKRKRGRPRKLSKESRGCLEGTKSKHAPRGTHLWEFIRDILINPELNEGLMKWENRQEGVFKFLRSEAVAQLWGQKKKNSSMTYEKLSRAMRYYYKREILERVDGRRLVYKFGKNSSGWQEEEVVGRRN
- the ELF3 gene encoding ETS-related transcription factor Elf-3 isoform X3, yielding MAATCEISNVFSNYFSTMYSSEDPTLASVPAAATFGADDLVLALGSPQMPLEGPEKASWSGEQPQLWSKAQVLDWISYQVEKHKYDASTIDLSRCDMDGAALCRCAPEELRLVFGPLGDQLYAQLWDLTSSFPDELSWIMELLEKDSMTLQEPLGDQGPFDQGSPFAQEMLEDCRQPSPFYPGSFSAGAPSPGSSDVSTAGTGASQSSPTSDSGGSDVDLDAPDSKPFSGDGFPDYKKGDLKHGKRKRGRPRKLSKESRGCLEGTKSKHAPRGTHLWEFIRDILINPELNEGLMKWENRQEGVFKFLRSEAVAQLWGQKKKNSSMTYEKLSRAMRYYYKREILERVDGRRLVYKFGKNSSGWQEEEVVGRRN